One window from the genome of Pseudanabaena yagii GIHE-NHR1 encodes:
- a CDS encoding PAS domain S-box protein, whose protein sequence is MSTPTILCVDDERNVLLTLRTQLMRYFPDYAIEIAESGTEALIVVEELLNDGVEIPLVIADQIMPGMKGDQVLIELHQRHPQILKVMLTGEARAEDVGNVVNRGNLYRFMSKPWNEIDLQLTVTEALRCYHKEQQLTQKQLELEQANRELERLNASLEQQIQERTQQLRQNERQLRLFIEHTPVGVAMFDRHMNYVIASHRWINDYQLMERSNELDGSIIGKCHYDLFSNISDSWREAHQRGLQGVVTRNEKDHCILPDGREEWLRWEVLPWYDDDDNVAGVIIFGEIISDRIRTENALQESEERYRLLSEISPIGIFHYDAQGVSTYANAKTLEITGLSLEDNLGEGWTKNLHPDDRDQMSAAWNNFIELSNLGCDTEYEVEHRYIYPDGSIKWMFVQAVPERDIHGELIGFIGSVLDITNRKQVEEALRQIEAKQRALINALPDLIMRVSRDGVYLDFISTDTFKVLGDAQKLIGTKIEESLPPDLAARRMNAIHAALATKKMQIYEQELWVDGALQTEECRVVVCSDNDVLIVGRDISDRKQSERALKVSKKISDTKSRQVYSLINNIPHIAWLKDLDGRFLAVNQPFAQSCGYEPAQLVGLTDLDIWTPELAESYRRDDLDVMQSRQRKQLEERLVTAEGKVKWLETFKAPVIDESNESIGTAGIAIDITDRKQADLALQSLLHGTAYVTGKEFFPELVKQIAIALGVSHVYLDKQVGDCLETLAWYADQQLQSKFVYKIANTPCEVTLREGSYCCSNVKQLFSLNEHLVGADIDSYLGVALQNAEGKKLGVLCVLDRQPLSNQKHAEMLLHIFGARAIAELERMQALEDLQNLNAELERRVQERTKELSQTRNFLEAIIENLPVALFVKNGKANKFGEFLLWNKTSEIMFGCTKEQAIGKSVYDFFPKEQSDFFHAKDRNSFLFGQTEDIPEEPIDSLTLGRRILHTIKVPVFDEQGQPDYLICISEDITERKQVESALIVSEERFRAAFEQAAVGIGQVDLNGYFANVNQKLCDILGYTETELLSKSLREISGPDDFAKDEEQINKLLTGEIQAFFIEKCYIHKDGHIIWTNLNVSLVHKFDGSPEYLLGVVQDISDRKLAESKLQEERLRLQLALDAAQMGCWGCNLQTGQLFWSDRAQEVFGFVPGTFPGDRDTFLAMVYPDDYDRVVQAIDHTFSTGAPYQIEYRIRRLDGELRWIAVWGIIHQNPNRQLIGVVEDISDRKHAELEREHLLQNLSQLNIELEQANQQLGAYSQTLEQRVEERTTELQVAQERILAQEKLVSLGTLTAGIAHEIRNPLNFVKNYAEGSIELTQDLMEILQPVMQSHTSENNQLIEALIADLQENATTIRDHSQRADKIITSMMQHARTENEQTTMHPTLLHDLLNEALKLAYQSKELQHSSFQTVIETKYAPEIGLVEVIPNNLIRAFINLIDNACDAMWGKKQNFANNRDGSVYVPKLMIATQLVGNRVEIHIRDNGCGIDPKIQSRILDPFFTTKPPGSGTGLGLSLTHDIIVKQHQGDLKVNSNLGEFTETIVTIPLVMTGFN, encoded by the coding sequence CAAAGCCTTGGAATGAGATTGATCTGCAACTCACGGTGACAGAGGCTTTGCGATGCTATCACAAAGAACAACAACTTACCCAAAAGCAACTAGAACTAGAACAAGCCAATCGTGAGCTAGAAAGGTTGAATGCGAGTTTAGAACAACAGATACAGGAACGTACGCAGCAACTACGTCAAAATGAGAGGCAATTACGTTTATTTATCGAACATACACCTGTGGGTGTGGCAATGTTCGATCGCCACATGAACTATGTGATCGCTAGCCATCGTTGGATTAATGATTATCAATTAATGGAGCGATCAAATGAATTAGACGGCTCGATTATTGGCAAATGTCATTACGATCTTTTTTCTAATATTTCTGATTCATGGCGCGAGGCACATCAAAGGGGACTACAGGGAGTTGTAACGCGAAATGAAAAAGATCATTGCATTCTCCCTGATGGTAGAGAGGAATGGCTACGGTGGGAAGTCCTGCCTTGGTATGACGATGATGATAATGTTGCTGGCGTTATTATCTTTGGTGAAATTATTAGCGATCGCATTCGTACTGAAAATGCTCTCCAAGAAAGTGAAGAGCGTTATCGGTTGCTATCAGAAATTAGTCCTATTGGCATTTTTCATTATGATGCTCAGGGAGTTTCCACTTATGCTAATGCTAAAACCCTCGAAATTACAGGCTTAAGTTTAGAGGACAACCTTGGTGAAGGATGGACTAAGAATCTGCATCCTGATGATCGAGATCAGATGTCTGCGGCTTGGAACAATTTTATCGAACTATCGAATTTAGGCTGTGATACGGAATATGAAGTCGAGCATCGCTATATTTATCCTGATGGTTCTATTAAATGGATGTTTGTTCAAGCGGTTCCTGAACGCGATATTCATGGGGAATTAATAGGATTTATCGGTTCAGTACTAGATATTACTAATCGTAAACAAGTTGAAGAAGCTTTGCGCCAAATTGAAGCCAAACAGAGAGCTTTGATCAATGCTTTGCCCGATTTGATTATGCGCGTTAGTCGAGATGGCGTATACCTTGATTTCATCTCAACTGATACGTTTAAGGTGTTAGGAGATGCTCAAAAGCTGATAGGTACAAAAATAGAGGAAAGTTTACCTCCTGATTTGGCAGCAAGACGAATGAATGCAATACATGCAGCCCTTGCAACTAAAAAAATGCAAATCTATGAGCAAGAACTTTGGGTGGATGGTGCATTGCAAACTGAGGAATGTCGAGTTGTAGTTTGCAGTGACAATGATGTGCTGATTGTAGGTCGTGATATTAGCGATCGCAAACAGTCCGAACGCGCACTCAAAGTCAGTAAAAAGATCTCAGACACCAAATCACGACAGGTTTACTCCCTGATTAACAATATTCCCCATATTGCATGGCTGAAAGATCTAGATGGGCGATTTTTGGCGGTTAATCAGCCATTTGCTCAATCCTGTGGCTATGAGCCTGCTCAATTGGTTGGACTGACTGATCTAGATATCTGGACTCCTGAGTTAGCAGAGTCCTATCGTCGTGACGATCTGGATGTCATGCAATCTAGGCAACGTAAACAGCTTGAAGAAAGACTAGTTACCGCCGAGGGGAAAGTAAAATGGCTCGAGACATTTAAAGCACCAGTGATTGATGAATCCAATGAGTCAATTGGAACGGCTGGCATTGCAATTGATATTACCGATCGCAAACAAGCAGACTTAGCACTACAAAGCTTGTTGCATGGCACTGCTTACGTTACAGGCAAAGAGTTTTTCCCTGAACTCGTTAAACAAATTGCGATCGCCCTTGGAGTTTCCCATGTTTATCTGGACAAACAGGTTGGCGATTGTTTAGAAACACTTGCATGGTATGCCGATCAACAATTGCAATCCAAGTTTGTCTACAAAATTGCGAATACACCTTGCGAAGTGACCCTACGCGAAGGGAGCTATTGCTGTTCAAATGTAAAACAGCTATTTTCGCTTAATGAGCATTTAGTCGGAGCAGATATCGATAGCTATCTTGGTGTTGCCTTGCAAAATGCAGAAGGCAAGAAACTGGGGGTACTTTGTGTGCTAGATCGCCAACCATTATCTAATCAGAAACATGCAGAAATGTTACTGCATATTTTTGGGGCGAGGGCGATCGCTGAGCTAGAAAGGATGCAGGCTCTGGAAGACCTGCAAAACCTGAATGCAGAACTAGAACGGCGGGTACAGGAACGGACAAAAGAGCTATCGCAAACGCGGAATTTTCTCGAAGCGATTATTGAAAATTTACCAGTGGCACTATTTGTTAAAAATGGCAAAGCCAATAAGTTTGGTGAGTTTTTGCTATGGAATAAGACCAGTGAAATCATGTTCGGCTGCACGAAAGAGCAAGCCATTGGTAAATCAGTTTATGACTTTTTCCCTAAAGAACAATCTGATTTCTTTCATGCGAAAGATCGCAATTCCTTTCTATTTGGTCAAACAGAGGATATTCCTGAAGAACCAATTGATAGCCTGACCCTTGGTAGAAGAATCTTACATACGATCAAAGTGCCTGTTTTTGATGAGCAGGGGCAGCCTGATTATTTAATCTGTATTTCTGAAGATATCACCGAGCGCAAACAGGTGGAATCTGCTCTAATAGTTAGTGAAGAACGTTTTCGGGCTGCCTTTGAGCAAGCTGCTGTAGGCATTGGACAAGTTGATTTAAATGGCTATTTCGCCAATGTAAACCAGAAATTATGTGATATTCTCGGCTACACAGAAACAGAACTATTATCTAAATCTCTTAGGGAAATTAGTGGTCCTGATGACTTTGCCAAAGATGAGGAGCAGATTAATAAGCTTTTAACAGGTGAAATACAAGCATTTTTTATAGAAAAGTGCTATATCCATAAAGATGGTCACATTATTTGGACAAACTTGAATGTATCTCTAGTTCATAAATTTGATGGCAGTCCTGAATATCTACTCGGAGTAGTTCAAGATATTAGCGATCGCAAACTTGCTGAGAGCAAACTTCAGGAAGAAAGACTGCGACTCCAACTAGCCCTTGATGCCGCTCAAATGGGCTGTTGGGGCTGCAATCTCCAAACGGGACAGCTCTTTTGGTCAGATCGTGCTCAGGAAGTTTTTGGCTTTGTCCCCGGGACTTTCCCCGGCGATCGCGATACATTTCTGGCGATGGTCTATCCCGATGACTACGATCGGGTAGTTCAAGCAATCGATCATACCTTTTCCACAGGAGCACCCTACCAAATTGAATATCGGATTCGGCGGCTAGATGGCGAACTACGTTGGATTGCGGTATGGGGCATCATTCATCAGAATCCGAACCGACAACTAATCGGTGTCGTCGAAGATATTAGCGATCGCAAACATGCAGAATTAGAACGCGAGCATCTCTTACAAAACTTATCGCAGTTGAATATCGAACTGGAACAAGCAAACCAACAATTAGGTGCATATTCACAAACTCTTGAACAACGGGTAGAGGAGAGAACCACTGAACTGCAAGTTGCTCAAGAGCGGATTCTTGCCCAAGAGAAACTAGTCTCCCTTGGTACGCTCACGGCTGGGATTGCCCATGAAATTCGCAATCCTCTTAACTTTGTTAAAAACTATGCTGAAGGTTCCATCGAGCTGACACAAGATCTCATGGAGATCTTGCAACCAGTGATGCAATCTCACACCTCTGAAAACAATCAACTCATCGAAGCATTAATTGCAGATTTGCAAGAAAACGCGACCACCATCCGTGACCATAGCCAAAGGGCAGACAAGATTATTACAAGCATGATGCAACATGCCCGTACCGAAAACGAGCAAACTACTATGCATCCGACCTTACTACATGATCTACTCAATGAAGCCTTGAAACTAGCCTATCAGAGTAAAGAATTGCAGCATAGTAGTTTCCAAACCGTCATTGAGACTAAATATGCCCCAGAAATCGGACTTGTGGAAGTAATTCCTAATAATCTAATCCGAGCTTTCATTAACTTAATTGACAATGCCTGTGATGCCATGTGGGGTAAAAAACAAAATTTTGCGAACAATAGAGATGGTTCCGTCTATGTCCCTAAGCTGATGATTGCGACCCAATTAGTAGGTAATAGGGTAGAAATTCATATTCGTGATAATGGTTGTGGAATTGATCCCAAAATTCAGTCGAGAATTCTTGACCCCTTCTTTACTACTAAACCACCTGGCTCAGGTACAGGACTGGGGCTATCGCTCACCCATGACATTATCGTGAAGCAACATCAAGGAGACTTAAAGGTTAATAGCAATCTTGGCGAATTTACCGAAA